TCTTTTAATTCTGGAATGACTGAAATGCCGTCTATCTCAGGGATAGCAGTTATTTCAATTAAGCTTTGTCTGTCTCTAGTAATTAGGCCAGGAACCCCTATACCACATTTGCTTACTTCAGGATTTTGTTTAAGCTGTACGGAGATGGCATCTCCAAGGCTTTTTACAAAATGTCCTGACTTTCTCCAGTCTCCTGTGTCGTGACTATAAAAGTTAGAAATATTGCCTGTTTCGGCTTCAACGATGCCCATTTTGACGTTAGTTCCGCCAATATCAATTCCAAGATATTCTGTTGCCATTAACTGTTAAATAGATGATAGAGCAAATATAAGTTAAAAATGCTTTTAAAAACGCCACACATTGTCACTTATTGAATAGAATTAGTATTAAAGAAGCATTAATTAAAATATTTAATTAATTGCTGGCATTAATTTCGTCAATTAGTTGTAAAATTTCTAAACGACCTAATCCTTTTTCAGAAGAGGTAACATAATGTTCTGGTAAGATTTCCCATCGTTCCAAAAGAGCCATTTTAAAGTCGCTTATATTTTTTTGACCTTTCATGGGTTTTACTTTATCCCATTTAGTGAAAATTAGTTTTAAAGGAAGTCCTTTCTCGCCTAATCTGTTTACAAATTCTAAGTCTATATTTTGGGGAGGAATTCGGCTATCAATCAGCACGAAAACATAAAGTAAGTTTTCGCGTTGTTCTAAATAGTCCCAAGTCATTTTTTCCCATTTTGCCTTTTCTTTTAGTGGGACTTTTGCAAACCCATAACCAGGTAAATCAACTAAAAACCAATGGTTTTCAATTAAAAAATGATTGATAAGCTGTGTTTTTCCTGGAGTAGAAGAGGTTTTGGCCAACCTTTTCTGACCAGTAAGCATGTTTATTAATGATGACTTACCCACATTAGAACGACCAATAAAGGCGTACTCAGGATGGATTGGTTTTGGGCAGCCGTCTATGGTAGCCGCACTTGTTATAAATTCCGCTTTAATTGGATGCATTATTATTTACAATTAGGACAACTCCCTTCAATCAGAAGGTTAATGTCTTCTCTTTTATAGCCACTAGGTAATGAAATAGTGGGAATGTTTGTACTTTCTAAACATGTGGTATCTCCACATAGCTTGCATTTGAAATGCACGTGATCGTGCTGATGTGTTTCAGAAGTACACTCTGTTTTGCACAAAGCATATTTGGTACCTCCGTCTGCATCTAATATTTTATGAATAATTCCCTTTTCTAGAAAGGTCTTTAAAGTTCTATAAATGGTTACGCGGTCATATTTATCATCCACAGCCATTTCTAAGTCACCATGTGAAAGGGCAGCAGAACGCTCTGAAAAGGTATTCAATATCTCTTCACGACACTCGGTGTGCCTTAAATTGAATGCTTTTAAAGAAAGTATTTTTGCCATAAATTTTAAGACTCTAGTGTGCTTCTTTCCATTTGGAGCTTAACCAAATTTGAATAAATTCCATCAGGATTCAAAATTAAGTCCTCGTGTTTCCCTTGTTCTGCCACGGTACCTTCATTTAAAACGTAAATCTGGTCAACATTTTTCACCGTGCCTAACCTGTGAGCTATTATAATGGTGGTTCTGTTTTTCATAAGCTCATCAAGAGCCTCTTGAACTAAACTTTCAGATTCTGAATCTAGTGCACTAGTGGCCTCATCTAAAAGCAATATGGCAGGGTCTTTTAAAATGGCTCTAGCTATTGCAATTCTTTGTCTTTGTCCACCAGAAAGTTTAACGCCTCTTTCGCCTACTATGGTGTCAAGTCCTTCTGGAAACCTGTCAATAAATTCCAAAGCGTTTGCTTTTTGAGCGGCTTCCCTTATTTCCTCGTCGGTGGCGTCTAACCTACCATAGTTAATGTTTTCTTTTATGGTTCCACCAAAGAGAATGACTTCTTGAGGTACAATAGCCATGTTTTGACGAAGCTCGGTTACATCTTGGCCTGAAATGCTTTCGCCATCAATAAGTATTTGCCCACCATCGATTTCGTAGAAACGAAGTAACAGCTGTACCACGGTAGACTTTCCAGCACCACTTTGACCTACAAGGGCTATTTTTTCACCAGGTTTTATACTTAAAGAAAAGTCTTTAAAAATAGGAAGGTCGGTTCTGGAAGGATAAGCAAATGCTACATTCTTATATTCGATGGCACCTTTGACCTTAAAAGAACTCCTACTTTTATCTAAGTTTACTTCAGAGTCTTCATCTAAAATTTCTAATATTCTTTCAGATGCTCCAACGCTGCTCTGAATTTGAGAGTAAATATCACCTAAGCCATTAACAGATGCTCCTATGAAGGCTGTATAAAAAAGGAAGGACATTAAGTCGGCCAATTGGATTTCGCCTTGAAAAACAAGGCCTCCGCCATACCACACTACTAGCATGATACCACCAAACAAGCCAACGATAGAAAAACTGATAAATCCTCCTCTGAAAATTGCAGATTTGATTGACAAGGCTACTACATCGCTCATTGATTCATCATATTTCTCTGATTCAATTTTTTCATTTGTGAAGCCTTTTACTACAGAAATAGACTGTAAGGTTTCAGAAACCATAGCGTTTGAATCAGCCAGTTTTTCCTGAACTTTTCTAGAAAAAACTCGAATATATCTTCCGAAAACAAAGGCTGCCACAACTACAATGGGAAAGGTAAGAAGCATGAAAAGTGTGAGTTTCCAAGAAATATAAAGTATGATGGCTATACCTACAATAAGAGTAACTATTTGTCTAAATAGCTCTGCAAGAGTTACCGAGAGGATGCTTTGGAACGAGGATACATCAGAAGTTATTCGGCTAATTAAATCGCCCACTCTATTTTTCTCATAAAAGTTGATAGGCAAAGAGATGAGCTTATTAAAAACCCTCCTTCTAACGTCGGCAGAGACGTTTTGACTAACATACGAGAAGATATAAACCCTTAGAAAGGAAAATATTCCTTGAAGAATAAGAATTCCTCCAAAGAATAGAACGATTTGATTTAAACTGTAATCGGAATTTCCTTCTATTACTCTAGTAACTTCACCAATTAAACTTGGAAAGGTCAGAGTAGTAGAAGTAGAAAGCACCAAAAAAACAATTCCGATAACGAAGGCCCATTTATATGGAAGGACAAAGCTTAGAAGCTTGAGAGCTTTTTTGAAACTAGTCTTATCAAACTTCTTTTTTTTGAGTCGCTCCGCAAATTCCGAATTAGTTTTCTCTTCCATTTTACTCTTCTACCTCACCTCTATATTTTGACATTCGCAAAATTTCTTGAACATCAGTCATTTCCATTAGTTGATTAAACGTCACTGATGGGTTTTCCGTTCGAAACTTATCAATGATTCTCCAGCCGAGCCATTGTCCTATTCGGCCAGGACAGCTTGAGCCAATTTCGGTAACTTTTGGGCGTTCGCCTATATACTTTTCTTTAACCTTTTGGTTTTGTTCAAAAAGCAATTTTTTATCAATAAAGTGAGCCCAAATAAGGTCTTGGGCGTACCAGTTTCCTACTAAAGAGCTATCAGGCATTCCTATTATTAAGGAGTCAGAAATTTCAGGCATCATTGTTTTAGTAAACTCAAATGATTTGCCAAAATATACCATGTCATTAAGCATGGATCCTTCAGGTTTTGATTTTATAAAGGAGTCTGAAAGGAGCCTAACAATGGATGGAACTATATAAGGCTTGTCGTAACGGCGTAAAATGTAGCCAGGTTGGTCTGGACGGTACATGGCCTTTGGCCCAACGAAGGATTCTAAAGAAATAATTACGACAGAATCAGAAACGTAGACGTCGTTTTCTATGCCCGTAAAAGTGGTGTACACCTTTGGTGCAACAAAAGAAGGGTAGTGCTCTTTGATATTATCAAATGCAGAAGAAAGCTCTTTTTTCAATGGAGCTAAATCGCCGTAAGTACTATCTACTTGTTTATAAAATGTTTGCGTTCCTGGATGGCTTATGATATAAAATAGGTGACTGACAAATGCGGTGTCATCAGGAAAGACGCGGTATAGGCTTTTAGAATACCAAGGATTCTCGTTTAAGAATGATTGCAATTCTTCTTTAGTTTGGAATGACATTAACTCTTTGTCAAAACGAGTTATTTCTAATGTGGTGTTTTCTTGCTTTGAGTCTGAACAAGACTGAAAAGTAAAACCAGAAATGAGAAGAATTATGCCGACGATATATTTCATTATGATGCTTTTAAATACAAGAAGGCAAAGCTATGAAATTTATCAGTGAGAAGTTTAAGAGCTTTAAGTAGCTATTTTTTCTTTAGATAAACCTTGCCTTTTATATTACTTTCAGTGTCACTGTATTCATAGTATTGCGTAATAACCATTGTCAGCCTCCAGTTATTTGATTCTTGTTTAAAAGTTAGGTTTTCTTCCGTTTGTTCGAAGTCTGGACTTTGGAGAGCTTTTAAGTCAAAGTCAAAAACCTCGTCGTTTAATTCAAAATGGATTTGAGTGTCAGCTTTCTTTTTAAGGAGATAGGTGACGCCATGACTATCGCTTTTCCCTTGGACTTTATTTGAATTGAGATAAAACGGTATAGCGAAATCGGCATTATATGTTTTATGGAAACCATTTAAGTCTTGGTATATATTTATGAGAGGCGTATGTTTCTTTGTTTTTTGGGGAAGGCTAAGCCATTTTTCTATCTTAGAAGCTCTTTGATATTTTTGGGCTTTGCTTAGTTCTTCGTACTGTGTAGCGTCTAAATATTGCTCAAAGGTTTCTATGTTATTTTCGGACAAGTACTCTATGGCAGCGTATATTTTATCCGTTTCTGCTTCTGATAAATCAAGTTCTTTATTTTCTGTAAACTTCCCGTTTTCTAAGAGCTTATGTTTTGTTAAAACAGCGTTTAACCTTGTAGATTGGTTGATATAAGAAACATTGAAGGCACTGATAGGCCCATAAATACTTATAATTCCAATAACCATTAAGCTAAGAGGTACTGCCTTAATGTTATCTTTCTTGCTAATGATAAAATATAAAGAAATGCCTAAAAGCCAGATTCCTAATAAAAGAACAAAGTAGCGGGCTTCGGTAAAGCCATATTGATTTAATCTCACATAAATAGCCACGAGCATAAGAGCTACCAATGGGAGCATAAGCCAATAGAAAACCTTATTGAATTTTTTGACCCAAGTGGTTTTGTTTTGAATTGGGAAAAGTAGGAGGAAAGCGAGAATGCCAAAAACGCCACTGGCAAGAACCAAATTGCTTACCCAGCCCTTTGGCAAAGTCCACTGAAAAATAATTTTGGCCTCATAGCTTAACAGTATGACTAAGTAAATAGCAACCAGTGGAAGAAGAATATAGATGGTAAACGTTTTGAGACCCTTTGGAAAGTAGTCCTGATTGTCTATTTCAGGAAGTGAGGGAATATAGTTTACAAAAATGTTGGTGTTGACATAAAAGGCTATGCCGAAAAAGAGATAGAGATAAAGGTCAGAGTTAATGTGGAGGTCAAATAATTTGTCAACAGCCAATAAAGCCAAAGTCAGACCAGCATAGATAGTTATGGAATATAGAGCAGCTGTTAAAATGGAGAGAAATAGCGTTTGATTATAATGCCAAAATTGTTTCGTTTGAGACTTTTTGAGGAAGGGAGTGACGGAAACCCCAAGATGAAAAACAAGACCTAAAACCAATGTTCTAATAATAAAATGGTCTTCGTCGTTAAATCGAACTTTTATGTCGTTAAGAAAATAGTAGAGAACAAGGAATAGCAAAGCTGCGGATAGCGTAAGCCATTTAGGTACCCATTTACGCTCATTCAGTATTTCCATGCTAAAGAATAATGGAACGGCGAGGGCAAAAGTTACTAAGGCTTTGCTGAGGTTTGTTGAACTTTCTTGGTCTGTCTCTGCAATGATTATAGATAATACCGAAACGAGAAAAGCACATAATAAAGTAAGCGGAAACCTTAAATGCCCCTCAATAGCTTTATTGAATACTTGAAGAATGTTTTCGGATTTGAAAAAAGCTCTCATTTCATCATTGGTCGTTTTGTTAAAGTTAATACTATTTATAAAGAACAATTATTGGCAAACGGAATGCTTTTTTCTAAAAAATGATAAACGCACTTTGTTTTCTGAACACCGTTCATTTTATTTGCAGTGTAAATTATAATAACATTGTTTAGATGGCTATTTCAGATAGAAAGGAAAGAGAGAAGGAAGAGATGAAGATCAAAATTCTGGAAGCAGCAAAAAAGTTGTTTCTCGAGAAAGGTTTTGAAAAAACGAGCATTAGAAATATTGCAGATTTAATAGAGTACAGCCCTGGTACCATCTACTTATATTTTAAAGATAAAAACGATCTTCTTTTCCATCTTCATCAGGTAGCTTTTCAAAATTTGATAGTGGCATTGATTAATCCTAATCCGGCAGAAATGGCCATCGATAGATTAGAAGATATGGGGAATAGGTATATCGCTTTTGCCTATGAAAACCCTGAAATG
This sequence is a window from Arcticibacterium luteifluviistationis. Protein-coding genes within it:
- the yihA gene encoding ribosome biogenesis GTP-binding protein YihA/YsxC gives rise to the protein MHPIKAEFITSAATIDGCPKPIHPEYAFIGRSNVGKSSLINMLTGQKRLAKTSSTPGKTQLINHFLIENHWFLVDLPGYGFAKVPLKEKAKWEKMTWDYLEQRENLLYVFVLIDSRIPPQNIDLEFVNRLGEKGLPLKLIFTKWDKVKPMKGQKNISDFKMALLERWEILPEHYVTSSEKGLGRLEILQLIDEINASN
- a CDS encoding DUF4153 domain-containing protein — protein: MRAFFKSENILQVFNKAIEGHLRFPLTLLCAFLVSVLSIIIAETDQESSTNLSKALVTFALAVPLFFSMEILNERKWVPKWLTLSAALLFLVLYYFLNDIKVRFNDEDHFIIRTLVLGLVFHLGVSVTPFLKKSQTKQFWHYNQTLFLSILTAALYSITIYAGLTLALLAVDKLFDLHINSDLYLYLFFGIAFYVNTNIFVNYIPSLPEIDNQDYFPKGLKTFTIYILLPLVAIYLVILLSYEAKIIFQWTLPKGWVSNLVLASGVFGILAFLLLFPIQNKTTWVKKFNKVFYWLMLPLVALMLVAIYVRLNQYGFTEARYFVLLLGIWLLGISLYFIISKKDNIKAVPLSLMVIGIISIYGPISAFNVSYINQSTRLNAVLTKHKLLENGKFTENKELDLSEAETDKIYAAIEYLSENNIETFEQYLDATQYEELSKAQKYQRASKIEKWLSLPQKTKKHTPLINIYQDLNGFHKTYNADFAIPFYLNSNKVQGKSDSHGVTYLLKKKADTQIHFELNDEVFDFDLKALQSPDFEQTEENLTFKQESNNWRLTMVITQYYEYSDTESNIKGKVYLKKK
- a CDS encoding gliding motility protein GldB-related protein; the encoded protein is MKYIVGIILLISGFTFQSCSDSKQENTTLEITRFDKELMSFQTKEELQSFLNENPWYSKSLYRVFPDDTAFVSHLFYIISHPGTQTFYKQVDSTYGDLAPLKKELSSAFDNIKEHYPSFVAPKVYTTFTGIENDVYVSDSVVIISLESFVGPKAMYRPDQPGYILRRYDKPYIVPSIVRLLSDSFIKSKPEGSMLNDMVYFGKSFEFTKTMMPEISDSLIIGMPDSSLVGNWYAQDLIWAHFIDKKLLFEQNQKVKEKYIGERPKVTEIGSSCPGRIGQWLGWRIIDKFRTENPSVTFNQLMEMTDVQEILRMSKYRGEVEE
- a CDS encoding Fur family transcriptional regulator, which codes for MAKILSLKAFNLRHTECREEILNTFSERSAALSHGDLEMAVDDKYDRVTIYRTLKTFLEKGIIHKILDADGGTKYALCKTECTSETHQHDHVHFKCKLCGDTTCLESTNIPTISLPSGYKREDINLLIEGSCPNCK
- a CDS encoding ABC transporter ATP-binding protein → MEEKTNSEFAERLKKKKFDKTSFKKALKLLSFVLPYKWAFVIGIVFLVLSTSTTLTFPSLIGEVTRVIEGNSDYSLNQIVLFFGGILILQGIFSFLRVYIFSYVSQNVSADVRRRVFNKLISLPINFYEKNRVGDLISRITSDVSSFQSILSVTLAELFRQIVTLIVGIAIILYISWKLTLFMLLTFPIVVVAAFVFGRYIRVFSRKVQEKLADSNAMVSETLQSISVVKGFTNEKIESEKYDESMSDVVALSIKSAIFRGGFISFSIVGLFGGIMLVVWYGGGLVFQGEIQLADLMSFLFYTAFIGASVNGLGDIYSQIQSSVGASERILEILDEDSEVNLDKSRSSFKVKGAIEYKNVAFAYPSRTDLPIFKDFSLSIKPGEKIALVGQSGAGKSTVVQLLLRFYEIDGGQILIDGESISGQDVTELRQNMAIVPQEVILFGGTIKENINYGRLDATDEEIREAAQKANALEFIDRFPEGLDTIVGERGVKLSGGQRQRIAIARAILKDPAILLLDEATSALDSESESLVQEALDELMKNRTTIIIAHRLGTVKNVDQIYVLNEGTVAEQGKHEDLILNPDGIYSNLVKLQMERSTLES
- a CDS encoding TetR/AcrR family transcriptional regulator, whose protein sequence is MAISDRKEREKEEMKIKILEAAKKLFLEKGFEKTSIRNIADLIEYSPGTIYLYFKDKNDLLFHLHQVAFQNLIVALINPNPAEMAIDRLEDMGNRYIAFAYENPEMYDLMFVMEAPIDCLDNADEIWDDGMKAFDLLKFLVMDCQKEGYLGEHELEDASLMVWSFVHGLVTLKCRKRLQMFGDDEAGTLERMMKSYRVFVDTIIGTKEK